CACAGTGTGCCATGGCAATCCATCAGGCTCAAAAACAATTCTCAATGCAGTTTTCAGCCGCCGCCGCCTTGGGTAGAATCCAAACCAGCACGTCCTGTGCGTAAAATAGGGTGGATTGAGGATTTCATGTTTCGTCAGCTGTTGGTGTTATTGCTGCTGGTCAGTGCCAGTGTGCAGGCAAATGCAATTAAACCGGGCCAGAAAGTGGACCTGGTGGTGGTCAACAAAGCAGAAGCACAGATGCAGGTGTTTTACCGCGGTGAGCTGATTAAGAGTTATCGCATTGCCATGGGTGACAACCCCAAGGGGCATAAACTCAAAGAAGGCGATCAGCGCACGCCCCAGGGCCGCTACCTGCTGGACTTTAAAAAAGCCGACAGCGCCTATTACCGCTCGATTCATATCTCGTATCCCAACGACGAAGACATACTGCGTGCCAAGGCCCTCGGCATCAGCCCCGGCGGCGCCATCATGATCCATGGCCAGGACCCCAAATCGCCCCTCAGCGCCGAAGAAGCACAAAAGTACAACTG
The window above is part of the Shewanella litorisediminis genome. Proteins encoded here:
- a CDS encoding L,D-transpeptidase family protein, giving the protein MFRQLLVLLLLVSASVQANAIKPGQKVDLVVVNKAEAQMQVFYRGELIKSYRIAMGDNPKGHKLKEGDQRTPQGRYLLDFKKADSAYYRSIHISYPNDEDILRAKALGISPGGAIMIHGQDPKSPLSAEEAQKYNWTNGCIAVTNRDMDELWQLIDPGTPIEIWP